A genome region from Camelina sativa cultivar DH55 chromosome 10, Cs, whole genome shotgun sequence includes the following:
- the LOC109124848 gene encoding cytochrome P450 81D1-like isoform X1 has product MEENYMGVVLYTIFSLIFLIIYLKFLKQKKQNLPPSPPGWLPVIGHLRLLKPPIHRTLRSFSESLDRNGGGGVMSLRLGSRLVYVVSSYAVAAEECFGKNDVVLANRPHVIIGKHVGYNNTNMIGAPYGDHWRNLRRLCTIEIFSTHRLNCFLYVRTDEVRRLISRLFRSAGTGNTVVEMKPMLMDLTFNNIMRMMTGKRYYGEETNDEEEAKRVRKLVADVGANTSSGNAVDYVPILRLFSSYEKRVKKLGEDTDKFLQGLIDDKRGQQQETGTTMIDHLLVLQKSDTEYYTDQIIKGIILIMVIAGTNTSAVTLEWALSNLLNHPDVLSKARAEIDNRVGLDRLIQESDLSELPYLKNIVLETLRLHPATPLLVPHMASEDCKVGSYDMPRGTTLLVNAWAIHRDPNTWDDPDSFKPERFEKEGEAQKLMAFGLGRRACPGSGLAQRIVGLALGSLIQCFEWERVGNEEVDMKEGVGNTVPKAIPLQAVCKARPFLHKILS; this is encoded by the exons ATGGAAGAAAACTACATGGGAGTTGTCCTCTACACTAttttctctctcatcttcttgatAATCTATCTCAAGTtcttgaaacaaaagaaacagaatcTTCCCCCCTCTCCACCGGGATGGTTGCCCGTAATAGGCCACCTACGCCTCCTGAAGCCGCCCATCCACCGCACCCTCCGCTCCTTCTCCGAGTCCCTCGACCGCAACGGCGGTGGCGGCGTGATGTCCCTCCGACTTGGCTCCCGTCTAGTCTACGTGGTGTCATCATATGCGGTTGCGGCCGAGGAGTGCTTTGGCAAGAACGACGTCGTCCTGGCAAACCGGCCTCATGTTATCATCGGGAAACACGTTGGgtacaacaacacaaacatgaTCGGCGCACCTTACGGTGATCACTGGCGCAACCTCCGTCGCCTCTGCACCATTGAGATCTTCTCCACCCACCGCCTTAACTGCTTTCTTTATGTCCGTACCGATGAAGTACGCCGCCTCATAAGCCGCCTCTTCCGTTCAGCAG GAACTGGAAATACTGTGGTGGAGATGAAACCAATGCTTATGGACTTGACATTCAACAACATAATGAGAATGATGACAGGGAAACGATACTACGGCGAAGAAACAAACGATGAGGAAGAAGCCAAACGTGTTCGTAAGTTGGTCGCAGATGTTGGGGCTAACACAAGTTCAGGCAACGCCGTTGATTACGTTCCGATCCTGAGACTGTTTTCAAGCTATGAAAAAAGGGTTAAGAAGTTAGGGGAGGACACAGACAAGTTTTTACAAGGTCTTATTGACGATAAACGTGGACAACAACAAGAAACTGGTACTACAATGATTGATCATCTGCTTGTTCTCCAAAAATCTGACACTGAGTATTACACCGATCAAATCATCAAAGGCATCATACTG ATAATGGTAATAGCAGGGACTAACACATCAGCAGTTACTCTAGAATGGGCACTATCCAATTTGCTTAACCATCCTGACGTATTATCTAAAGCCAGAGCAGAAATCGATAACCGAGTTGGTTTAGACCGCCTTATCCAAGAATCAGATCTTAGCGAGCTACCATATCTCAAGAACATCGTTCTCGAGACCCTCCGGCTACACCCGGCAACACCATTGCTAGTCCCACACATGGCATCAGAGGATTGCAAAGTGGGGTCCTACGATATGCCACGTGGCACCACGTTGTTGGTAAACGCATGGGCCATACACAGGGATCCAAACACATGGGATGATCCGGATAGCTTTAAACCTGAGCGGTTTGAGAAAGAAGGGGAAGCACAAAAGCTTATGGCGTTTGGATTAGGTAGAAGAGCTTGTCCTGGCTCAGGTCTTGCTCAACGTATCGTGGGGCTCGCTCTCGGGTCGTTGATACAATGCTTTGAATGGGAAAGAGTTGGAAATGAGGAAGTGGATATGAAGGAAGGAGTTGGTAACACTGTACCCAAAGCTATTCCGTTACAAGCCGTTTGCAAAGCTCGTCCATTTCTACATAAGATCCTCTCCTAA
- the LOC109124848 gene encoding cytochrome P450 81D1-like isoform X2 codes for MKPMLMDLTFNNIMRMMTGKRYYGEETNDEEEAKRVRKLVADVGANTSSGNAVDYVPILRLFSSYEKRVKKLGEDTDKFLQGLIDDKRGQQQETGTTMIDHLLVLQKSDTEYYTDQIIKGIILIMVIAGTNTSAVTLEWALSNLLNHPDVLSKARAEIDNRVGLDRLIQESDLSELPYLKNIVLETLRLHPATPLLVPHMASEDCKVGSYDMPRGTTLLVNAWAIHRDPNTWDDPDSFKPERFEKEGEAQKLMAFGLGRRACPGSGLAQRIVGLALGSLIQCFEWERVGNEEVDMKEGVGNTVPKAIPLQAVCKARPFLHKILS; via the exons ATGAAACCAATGCTTATGGACTTGACATTCAACAACATAATGAGAATGATGACAGGGAAACGATACTACGGCGAAGAAACAAACGATGAGGAAGAAGCCAAACGTGTTCGTAAGTTGGTCGCAGATGTTGGGGCTAACACAAGTTCAGGCAACGCCGTTGATTACGTTCCGATCCTGAGACTGTTTTCAAGCTATGAAAAAAGGGTTAAGAAGTTAGGGGAGGACACAGACAAGTTTTTACAAGGTCTTATTGACGATAAACGTGGACAACAACAAGAAACTGGTACTACAATGATTGATCATCTGCTTGTTCTCCAAAAATCTGACACTGAGTATTACACCGATCAAATCATCAAAGGCATCATACTG ATAATGGTAATAGCAGGGACTAACACATCAGCAGTTACTCTAGAATGGGCACTATCCAATTTGCTTAACCATCCTGACGTATTATCTAAAGCCAGAGCAGAAATCGATAACCGAGTTGGTTTAGACCGCCTTATCCAAGAATCAGATCTTAGCGAGCTACCATATCTCAAGAACATCGTTCTCGAGACCCTCCGGCTACACCCGGCAACACCATTGCTAGTCCCACACATGGCATCAGAGGATTGCAAAGTGGGGTCCTACGATATGCCACGTGGCACCACGTTGTTGGTAAACGCATGGGCCATACACAGGGATCCAAACACATGGGATGATCCGGATAGCTTTAAACCTGAGCGGTTTGAGAAAGAAGGGGAAGCACAAAAGCTTATGGCGTTTGGATTAGGTAGAAGAGCTTGTCCTGGCTCAGGTCTTGCTCAACGTATCGTGGGGCTCGCTCTCGGGTCGTTGATACAATGCTTTGAATGGGAAAGAGTTGGAAATGAGGAAGTGGATATGAAGGAAGGAGTTGGTAACACTGTACCCAAAGCTATTCCGTTACAAGCCGTTTGCAAAGCTCGTCCATTTCTACATAAGATCCTCTCCTAA
- the LOC104719304 gene encoding uncharacterized protein LOC104719304: MVARNRPPTPPEAAHPPHPPLLLRVPRPQRRWRRDVPPTWLPSSLRGVIICGCGRGVLWQERRRPGKPASCYHRETRWYNNTNMIGAPYGDHWRNLRRLCTIEIFSTHRLNCLLYVRTDEVRRLISRLFRSAGTGNTVVEMKAMLMAGRLYPMAE, translated from the exons ATGGTTGCCCGTAATAGGCCACCTACGCCTCCTGAAGCCGCCCATCCACCGCACCCTCCGCTCCTTCTCCGAGTCCCTCGACCGCAACGGCGGTGGCGGCGTGATGTCCCTCCGACTTGGCTCCCGTCTAGTCTACGTGGTGTCATCATATGCGGTTGCGGCCGAGGAGTGCTTTGGCAAGAACGACGTCGTCCTGGCAAACCGGCCTCATGTTATCATCGGGAAACACGTTGgtacaacaacacaaacatgaTCGGCGCACCTTATGGTGATCACTGGCGCAACCTCCGTCGCCTCTGCACCATTGAGATCTTCTCCACCCACCGCCTTAACTGCCTTCTTTATGTCCGTACCGATGAAGTACGCCGCCTCATAAGCCGCCTCTTCCGTTCAGCAG GAACTGGAAATACTGTGGTGGAGATGAAAGCAATGCTTATGGCAGGCCGTCTCTACCCCATGGCAGAGTAG